One Brassica napus cultivar Da-Ae chromosome A5, Da-Ae, whole genome shotgun sequence DNA window includes the following coding sequences:
- the LOC106451002 gene encoding 60S ribosomal protein L23a-1 has product MSPAKVDTTKKADPKAKALKAAKAVKSGQAFKKKDKKIRTKVTFHRPKTLTKARDPKYPRISATPRNKLDHYGILKYPLTTESAMKKIEDNNTLVFIVDIRADKKKIKDAVKKMYDIQTKKVNTLIRPDGTKKAYVRLTPDYDALDVANKIGII; this is encoded by the exons TTGATACCACTAAGAAGGCCGACCCAAAGGCCAAGGCCTTGAAGGCTGCAAAGGCGGTGAAGTCTGGGCAAGCCTTTAAGAAGAAGGACAAAAAGATCAGGACTAAGGTCACCTTCCACAGGCCAAAGACTTTGACCAAGGCCAGAGACCCCAAGTACCCAAGAATCAGCGCAACTCCCAGGAACAAGTTGGACCATTACGGTATCCTTAAGTACCCACTCACCACCGAGTCTGCGATGAAGAAGATTGAGGATAACAACACTCTTGTCTTCATTGTTGACATTCGTGCcgacaagaagaagatcaagGATGCTGTTAAGAAAATGTACGACATCCAGACCAAGAAGGTTAACACCCTCATCAG GCCTGATGGAACGAAGAAGGCTTACGTTAGGCTCACACCGGACTATGATGCGTTGGATGTTGCTAACAAGATTGGCATCATCTAA
- the LOC106451001 gene encoding photosynthetic NDH subunit of lumenal location 1, chloroplastic: MAVSSLSIRYCLSPTISQKTDIHCPNPSLRASCSLSSGYNLDSSENTYQKGSGSSWKRRQALVGVGTLLATSVPATLLLAEEVPKSYSAFVDKEDGYSYYYPSDWREFDFRAHDSAFKDRYLQLQSVRVRFIPTEKTDIREVGPMDEVVYDLVKHKFAAPNQVATIYDMKERVEDGKSYYTFEYGLRTPIYATTCFATVAVGNNRYYTLIVGANERRWRKVKKQLEVVADSLKILQI, encoded by the exons ATGGCAGTCTCTTCACTCTCAATCCGCTATTGTCTTTCCCCAACAATCTCCCAGAAG ACAGATATTCACTGCCCAAATCCATCACTCAGAGCTTCATGTTCACTTTCATCCGGCTACAATCTTGACTCCTCCGAGAATA CTTACCAAAAAGGAAGTGGAAGCAGTTGGAAGAGAAGGCAGGCGCTTGTGGGAGTAGGGACTTTATTGGCAACTTCAGTTCCAGCAACTTTGCTTCTTGCTGAAG AGGTACCAAAAAGCTACTCGGCTTTTGTGGATAAAGAAGACGGATATTCTTATTATTATCCATCAGACTGGAGG GAATTTGACTTCAGGGCACATGATTCAGCCTTCAAGGATAGATATTTGCAGCTACAGAGTGTTCGTGTCAGGTTCATACCAACAGAGAAAACAGACATCCGCGAAGTGGGTCCAATGGATGAG GTGGTTTATGATCTAGTGAAGCATAAGTTTGCAGCACCAAACCAAGTAGCTACCATCTACGATATGAAAGAG AGGGTGGAGGATGGAAAGAGCTATTACACGTTTGAGTATGGACTAAGAACTCCCATCTATGCAACCACTTGCTTTGCAACAGTTGCAGTTGGAAACA ACAGATACTACACACTCATTGTTGGAGCAAACGAGAGAAGATGGAGAAAAGTGAAGAAGCAGCTAGAAGTTGTTGCAGACTCTTTGAAGATTCTTCAGATTTGA